The Candidatus Caldatribacterium sp. nucleotide sequence TTCCTCCCGGGGGCCAAGAGCTACAAGTGTATACTCAGGGGAATAGGCCTCTTTCAAGCCTTTCACAATTTCAAGAGGGGCGAAATCACCGCCCCATGCATCCACCGCAATCCTCATTGCCCTTCCCCGTTTACTCTTCGACTTTCAGAACCTGTCTCCCTTTATAGTACCCACATTCAGGGCACAGATGATGCGGAAGCTTCAATGCATGGCAATGAGGACAGGTCACAAGATGTGGTGGGTGAATGACCCAATGGGTTCTCCTCTTGTTCCTTCGGCATCGCGAGGTCTTGTTCGTCAAATTCGCCATTACGGATACCCCCTCTATTCTGCGAACTCAAGGTGTAGGATAGTATAGAACAACTTTCTCCCCTTTGCAAACCTATCATCCCGGTTTCCACTGCTTGAGAATAGCAAATCTTGGGTCTACCTCTTCTTCCCCACAGGGGCAACGTACCTCGTTCCTGTTTGCACCACACACTGGACAGAGTCCTTTGCAGTCTGGGCG carries:
- the rpmF gene encoding 50S ribosomal protein L32; the encoded protein is MANLTNKTSRCRRNKRRTHWVIHPPHLVTCPHCHALKLPHHLCPECGYYKGRQVLKVEE